AGAAATGGCAAAAAGACACGCAGAAAACATATCAATTGGAGATGCTTTAAAAGAATTTATTGGCGCAAACCGCTTGGAAAAAGGTTTGGACAAAGTGAATGCCAAAGAAGCTTGGGATGTGGTAATGGGCGCCGCAATATCAAAATATACAACAGATATTAAATTGGACTGCGATACTTTATATGTTCAGCTTTCATCTTCCGTTTTGCGAGAGGAATTAAGTTATGGGAAAGAAAAAATCATTAAACTTTTAAATGAGGAATTGGGCAAGGAATTGATTGCTAAATTGATTCTACGCTAAAAACCTTAATTCACAAAAAACAAAAACGCCTCCCAAAATGGAAGACGTTTTCTGTTAAAATATGTTGTAAATGCTTAAAACATTTCGCGACCTGCAAAATGGAAAGCACCTTCAATAGCTGCGTTTTCATCGCTATCACTTCCGTGAACGGCGTTTTCACCAATAGAAGCTGCGTATAATTTACGGATGGTACCTTCGGCAGCATCGGCTGGGTTGGTTGCACCAATTAAAGTGCGGAAATCCTCCACCGCATTTTCTTTTTCAAGAATAGCCGCAACGATTGGACCGCGGGTCATATATTCTACCAATTCGCCGTAAAATGGGCGCTCACTGTGCACCGCGTAAAATTCTTTTGCGTCTGCAGTAGTCATTTGGGTAAGTTTCATCGCTACGATTCTAAAACCTGAAGCGTTAATTTTTTCAAGAATGGCGCCTATGTGTCCTTTTTCGACCGCATCTGGCTTTAACATTGTAAATGTTCTGTCTGTTCTCATTGTGTTTTTAAAATTTCGGCAAAAATAACCATTTGAAAATGAAAAGCAACTATTTACGGAATGTTTAATGATTTCTTAAGATTTCCACAGAAATATCTTCGCATAAGCCTTTCTTTCATAATTTGTATTTATTGTATCTTCGCCAACTATGAATAAAGACACTACTGAAGCAGTTAGAAAACTCTTGACTTCCCCACAAAAAGTTGTAATTGTGGGACATAAAAACCCTGATGGGGATGCGGTTGGCTCGTGTTTGGGACTTTCCTTTTTTCTGAAAAGTTTGGGCCACAGCACAACGGTAATAATGCCGAACGATTTTCCAGATTTTTTAAAATGGCTGCCAGGTTGTGATGAAATCATTATTTATGAAAAAGAAGTTCAGAAAATTGGCGGAATATTTGACAAGGCCGATTTAATTTTCACTTTGGACTTTAACAGTTTAGACAGAGTGGGCGGCGAATTACAAGCTGTTTTGGAAAACGCAACCGCAAAATTTGTGATGATAGACCATCACCAACAACCTGCAGATTATGCTATTGCAACTTATAGTGATGTAAAAATGAGTTCCACTTCCGAAATGGTCTATCATTTTATGGACGCATTGGGAGAGGCTGATAAACTTTCAAAGGAAATTGCCGTAAATCTCTACACAGGAATCATGACCGATACGGGTTCATTCCGCTTCTCGTCCACCAGCCCCACCACGCACAGAGTAGCTGCCAAATTGATTGAAGCCGGTGCCGAAAGTGCCATTATAAACCAAAATGTTTATGATACCAACAGTCCAGAAAGGATGAAGCTTTTAGGGGTAGCTTTAAACAATTTGACAATTCTGCCTGAATTACACACGGCTTATATAACTATGACCCAAAAAGAACTGGACGACCACAATTTTAAAAAAGGCGATACCGAAGGTTTTGTAAATTATGCGCTTTCTGTAAAAGGGGTTGTTTTTGCGGTTATTTTCATAGAAAATAAACAGGAAAATATTGTAAAAATTTCCTTTAGGAGTAAAGGAAATTTCTCTGTGAATGATTTTGCGCGTAACCATTACAACGGCGGCGGTCACATTAATGCTGCGGGCGGGAAAAGTTCACAGGACCTTAACAAAACAATATCTGAATTTATTAGTATCTTGCCCCGTTATAAAAACGCACTCAAAGATGCCTCTTAAGCTGTTTAATATTTTATTTTTTTTAGCAATAATTGTTTCCTGCAAAAGCCCCGAAGCCAGACGCCCCGTGCAAAGTAACTCTGGAACTTTCATTAAGGAATCTGCCGAACGCAATAAGAAAATCTATGACGAGGAGAAAATTTTTATTGAAAAATTAATGGCCAAAGACTCCACCAACAACTATATTTCTTCTGAGCAGGGATTTTGGTACTATTACAACACACGGGATACCACAAACACCGAAATGCCAGATATGGGCGATATTGTAAAATTCACTTATGATATAAAAGACCTTAATGGCAGCGTAATTGTTTCAGAAAAAGAAAATGGCCTTCAACAATATAAAGTGGACCAAAGCAACCAAGAGTTAATATCAGGAGTTCGTGAAGGCATAAAACTCATGAAGGAAGGTGAGACAGTAACCTTTCTTTTTCCATCCTACAAAGCTTTTGGCTATTATGGGATCGAAGAAAAACTCGGCACCAATATTCCGGTGCAGAGCACTATAACTTTACACTCAATTGAACAATCAAACGAAAATTAAATTAAAACC
The Aequorivita iocasae genome window above contains:
- a CDS encoding DHH family phosphoesterase → MNKDTTEAVRKLLTSPQKVVIVGHKNPDGDAVGSCLGLSFFLKSLGHSTTVIMPNDFPDFLKWLPGCDEIIIYEKEVQKIGGIFDKADLIFTLDFNSLDRVGGELQAVLENATAKFVMIDHHQQPADYAIATYSDVKMSSTSEMVYHFMDALGEADKLSKEIAVNLYTGIMTDTGSFRFSSTSPTTHRVAAKLIEAGAESAIINQNVYDTNSPERMKLLGVALNNLTILPELHTAYITMTQKELDDHNFKKGDTEGFVNYALSVKGVVFAVIFIENKQENIVKISFRSKGNFSVNDFARNHYNGGGHINAAGGKSSQDLNKTISEFISILPRYKNALKDAS
- a CDS encoding nucleoside-diphosphate kinase, whose protein sequence is MRTDRTFTMLKPDAVEKGHIGAILEKINASGFRIVAMKLTQMTTADAKEFYAVHSERPFYGELVEYMTRGPIVAAILEKENAVEDFRTLIGATNPADAAEGTIRKLYAASIGENAVHGSDSDENAAIEGAFHFAGREMF
- the gldI gene encoding gliding motility-associated peptidyl-prolyl isomerase GldI — encoded protein: MPLKLFNILFFLAIIVSCKSPEARRPVQSNSGTFIKESAERNKKIYDEEKIFIEKLMAKDSTNNYISSEQGFWYYYNTRDTTNTEMPDMGDIVKFTYDIKDLNGSVIVSEKENGLQQYKVDQSNQELISGVREGIKLMKEGETVTFLFPSYKAFGYYGIEEKLGTNIPVQSTITLHSIEQSNEN
- a CDS encoding DUF721 domain-containing protein, whose product is MAKRHAENISIGDALKEFIGANRLEKGLDKVNAKEAWDVVMGAAISKYTTDIKLDCDTLYVQLSSSVLREELSYGKEKIIKLLNEELGKELIAKLILR